Proteins from a single region of Syntrophales bacterium:
- a CDS encoding branched-chain amino acid ABC transporter permease, with amino-acid sequence MKNNRNAILFFLSAAVLAVLPPFLNAYWVDVLNAIGVYAILGLSLNLIVGHAGLFNLGHAAFFAIGAYTAAILNTTFGIPILWLLPVSALAAGLFAAVVARPIVHLRGDYLCIVTIGVGEIVRIALVNDVFGITGGANGIFGISRPSVFGLVIRTPHEFFYLIGFFLMVTIVLFHFLENSRFGRALNYLREDEVAAEGSGIPTARYKLGVFALGAAWAGMAGLIFASKMTIIAPESFSFWESVLMFTLIILGGAGSIPGVLLGAALIVGIPEVFRDLANARMLVFGAAMVAMMIFRTEGIIPQKPRVYRLEGISGEERP; translated from the coding sequence ATGAAAAACAACAGAAACGCCATCCTTTTCTTCCTGTCGGCGGCCGTCCTGGCGGTGCTCCCTCCGTTCCTGAACGCCTACTGGGTGGATGTCCTCAACGCGATCGGAGTCTATGCCATCCTGGGACTCAGCCTTAACCTGATCGTGGGCCACGCGGGGCTGTTCAACCTGGGCCATGCAGCCTTCTTCGCCATCGGGGCCTACACGGCAGCCATCCTCAACACGACCTTCGGAATTCCCATCCTGTGGCTCCTCCCGGTTTCCGCCCTGGCCGCCGGCCTTTTCGCCGCAGTGGTGGCCCGTCCCATCGTCCATCTCCGGGGCGATTACCTTTGCATCGTCACGATCGGCGTAGGCGAGATCGTCCGCATCGCCCTGGTCAACGACGTGTTCGGGATCACCGGCGGGGCCAACGGAATTTTCGGAATTTCCCGGCCGTCGGTGTTCGGGCTCGTCATCCGGACGCCCCATGAATTTTTCTACCTCATCGGGTTCTTCCTGATGGTCACCATCGTCCTGTTCCACTTCCTGGAAAACTCCCGCTTCGGCCGAGCCCTGAACTATCTCCGGGAGGACGAGGTGGCCGCCGAGGGGAGCGGCATTCCGACGGCCCGCTACAAGCTCGGTGTTTTTGCCCTCGGGGCAGCATGGGCGGGAATGGCGGGGCTGATCTTCGCCTCCAAGATGACCATCATCGCCCCCGAGTCCTTCAGCTTCTGGGAATCGGTCCTGATGTTCACCCTGATCATCCTGGGAGGGGCGGGAAGCATCCCCGGCGTGCTCCTGGGCGCCGCCCTCATCGTCGGGATCCCGGAAGTCTTCCGTGACCTTGCCAATGCCAGGATGCTCGTGTTCGGCGCCGCCATGGTGGCGATGATGATCTTCCGGACGGAGGGAATCATCCCCCAGAAGCCCCGGGTCTACCGGCTGGAAGGAATTTCCGGGGAGGAACGGCCGTGA
- a CDS encoding PilZ domain-containing protein, which translates to MKRKPSKKEKNLRRYSRVNTYQPMATFRVAATSADELVSKVEKGAIIVDFTTPPSLDSASLSEVLSRLDNKLSAILSLLIPERKGFIALSFRVLNLSANGMRFSSLEAFEPGEILELKLLLYGQPHVLLTLYGEVLRSIEQEQGFHVAIRFLGETEEVRDAFLNYDFAAHKAVLRHLLKESSRDVNLLLVNR; encoded by the coding sequence TTGAAAAGAAAACCTTCAAAAAAAGAAAAGAATCTGCGCCGGTATTCCAGGGTTAATACGTACCAGCCCATGGCGACATTCCGCGTTGCGGCGACATCCGCCGACGAACTCGTTTCGAAGGTGGAAAAAGGGGCCATCATCGTGGACTTCACGACTCCCCCCTCCCTGGACAGCGCGTCCCTCTCCGAGGTCCTCTCCCGCCTGGACAACAAGCTGTCGGCCATCCTGAGTCTACTGATTCCCGAGAGAAAGGGATTCATAGCCCTTTCATTCCGGGTTCTGAACCTGAGCGCCAACGGGATGCGCTTTTCCTCCCTCGAGGCGTTCGAACCGGGCGAAATTCTAGAGCTGAAGCTGCTCCTCTATGGACAGCCCCATGTCCTGCTCACGCTTTACGGGGAAGTCCTCCGCTCCATCGAGCAGGAGCAGGGGTTTCATGTCGCAATCCGATTTCTCGGAGAGACGGAAGAGGTCCGGGACGCCTTCCTGAATTACGATTTCGCCGCCCACAAGGCCGTCCTGCGCCATCTGCTCAAGGAAAGCAGCCGGGATGTCAATCTGCTCCTGGTGAATCGCTGA
- a CDS encoding ABC transporter substrate-binding protein — translation MMKTLRSALLVPLLMFLAGCSGSDSLTDLRIGLIAELTGEASAVGLSCRNAAELAVKEINDGGGLTIGDRTYKVKLLVMDNGGKADASAQAARKLIDSDKVVAIVGPNESRFAIPASDAAESAATVLISPSSTTPRTTLDARTGGPKKYVFRACYIDPFQGQVLAKFAYDERKAGTAAVLFDETKDYSRGIAEVFRDVFIRRGGKIVAYEPYTAGTRDFTDPLTRIRNAKPDVIFIPNHYTEVPGQIRQARKLGIQALFLGSDSWGTADLPAACGKDCDGCYFSTHYDAETATKEARTFVESYRKQYGSVPDDVAALTYDSFGLLRQALRTGGRLDRQAVRDALARIPRYEGVTGVMEFREGSGDPIKSAVIMKIQDGRFVWFANVNP, via the coding sequence ATGATGAAAACACTTCGGTCCGCGCTGCTGGTCCCGCTTCTTATGTTCCTGGCCGGATGCAGCGGCTCCGACAGCCTGACGGACCTCCGGATTGGACTGATCGCGGAGTTGACCGGAGAGGCATCCGCGGTAGGTCTCTCCTGCAGAAACGCCGCCGAGCTGGCCGTGAAGGAAATCAACGACGGCGGCGGACTGACCATCGGGGACAGGACATACAAGGTAAAACTTCTGGTCATGGACAACGGCGGCAAGGCGGACGCATCGGCACAGGCTGCCCGGAAGCTGATCGACAGCGACAAGGTCGTGGCCATCGTCGGTCCCAACGAGAGCCGTTTCGCCATCCCCGCCTCGGACGCCGCCGAGAGCGCCGCGACCGTCCTCATATCTCCATCATCCACCACTCCCCGAACGACTCTGGACGCCCGGACGGGGGGACCCAAGAAATACGTGTTCCGGGCGTGCTACATCGATCCGTTCCAGGGACAGGTCCTGGCAAAATTCGCCTATGACGAGCGGAAAGCCGGTACGGCCGCTGTCCTCTTCGACGAAACGAAGGACTACAGCCGGGGTATCGCGGAGGTGTTCCGGGATGTGTTCATCCGGAGAGGGGGAAAGATCGTTGCATACGAGCCCTACACCGCCGGTACCCGGGACTTCACGGATCCGCTGACAAGAATCCGGAATGCCAAGCCGGACGTGATTTTCATCCCTAATCACTACACGGAGGTTCCCGGTCAGATACGGCAGGCAAGAAAACTCGGGATCCAGGCCCTGTTCCTCGGCAGCGACTCATGGGGCACAGCGGATCTCCCGGCTGCATGCGGAAAGGACTGCGACGGCTGCTACTTCAGCACCCACTACGACGCGGAAACGGCCACGAAAGAGGCCAGGACGTTCGTGGAGTCCTACCGGAAGCAATACGGCAGCGTGCCGGATGACGTGGCCGCCCTCACATATGACTCTTTCGGTCTTCTCCGGCAGGCCCTCCGGACGGGGGGAAGGCTCGACAGACAGGCCGTCCGGGATGCGCTGGCGAGAATCCCCCGGTACGAAGGGGTTACGGGAGTGATGGAATTCCGCGAAGGCTCCGGCGATCCGATCAAGAGCGCTGTCATCATGAAGATCCAGGACGGCCGCTTCGTGTGGTTCGCCAACGTCAATCCGTAA
- a CDS encoding PilT/PilU family type 4a pilus ATPase produces MKRFEETIQQAIQERTSDVHIIPGHRVAFRKHGRIYFHGASPWSAREIDVLVRKLISPEQFQTLQERFSVDFGVSVARARLRINAFSTSRGLSMAIRVLPGNPPTIDKLNLHPCLHEISQADAGLVLICGATGVGKTATIAAIIDEINFNRLGHIITLEHPIEYRFRSKKCIIQQRELGVDMPSFDQGLVDILREDPDVIVVGELRDPETMRLTLNAAESGHLVIGTLHASSVEEAIYRLLNSFPPDAQDAIRVQLASVISWLIVQQLVSVKGIDFRVPLLSILRGTSPVKTVIRDNKLHQIEGFLQTGKGSGMFSSDRYMEEFLSTRRNFVSPSESFRPSEEEAQEPMYRSALLSKGGFAEAPLRIPEAASAPDTFEVVQGPAVASRRGHDVGGLENLVSIEEEASIEELIKEFEKR; encoded by the coding sequence ATGAAGCGTTTCGAAGAAACGATTCAACAGGCAATCCAGGAAAGGACGTCCGACGTTCATATCATTCCCGGCCACCGGGTGGCCTTCCGGAAACACGGACGCATCTATTTCCATGGCGCCAGTCCCTGGAGCGCCAGGGAAATCGACGTGCTCGTCCGGAAGCTTATCTCCCCGGAACAGTTCCAGACCCTGCAGGAGCGCTTTTCCGTGGACTTCGGCGTCAGCGTCGCCCGCGCCCGCTTACGCATCAACGCATTCAGCACCAGCCGCGGGCTGAGCATGGCCATCCGTGTCCTGCCGGGCAATCCTCCTACGATCGACAAACTGAATCTGCATCCCTGTCTCCATGAAATCAGCCAGGCGGACGCCGGTCTCGTCCTGATCTGCGGGGCCACAGGCGTGGGAAAGACGGCCACGATTGCCGCCATCATCGATGAAATCAATTTCAACCGGCTGGGACACATCATTACCCTGGAGCACCCCATCGAGTATCGATTCCGCTCCAAGAAATGCATCATCCAGCAGAGGGAGCTCGGCGTGGACATGCCGTCTTTCGACCAGGGACTCGTCGACATCCTGCGCGAAGACCCGGACGTGATCGTGGTCGGCGAGCTCCGGGATCCCGAGACGATGCGCCTGACCCTCAACGCAGCCGAGTCCGGCCACCTGGTTATTGGAACCCTGCACGCCTCCAGCGTGGAAGAGGCAATCTACCGGCTCCTGAACTCTTTTCCTCCGGACGCCCAGGATGCCATCCGGGTTCAGCTTGCCTCCGTCATTTCCTGGCTCATCGTGCAACAGCTCGTATCCGTCAAGGGAATTGATTTCCGGGTTCCCCTCCTTTCCATCCTGAGAGGAACCTCACCGGTCAAAACGGTCATCCGGGACAACAAGCTGCATCAGATCGAAGGCTTCCTCCAGACAGGGAAAGGAAGCGGCATGTTCTCGTCGGACCGCTACATGGAAGAATTTCTCTCGACGCGACGCAATTTCGTCTCCCCGTCGGAAAGCTTCCGCCCTTCGGAAGAAGAGGCCCAGGAGCCCATGTATCGTTCAGCCCTGTTGAGCAAGGGAGGGTTCGCAGAGGCCCCTCTGCGCATTCCGGAGGCAGCCTCGGCCCCGGACACGTTCGAGGTCGTGCAGGGACCTGCCGTTGCATCACGGCGCGGTCATGACGTGGGCGGCCTGGAAAACCTGGTAAGTATCGAAGAAGAAGCCTCCATTGAGGAACTCATCAAGGAATTCGAGAAACGATGA
- a CDS encoding DMT family transporter has product MDNQKKAYGYALATVLLWSTVASAFKITLRYLTFLEMLFLASLTSTVAIFGILCIQGKLGLLGGMTRREWLRSALLGLLNPFAYYLILFKAYDLLPAQEAQPLNYTWPIMLVLLSAVILRQRIRAASMIAILLSFAGVLVVSTQGDIQSLRFTNPAGAALALSSSILWALFWLLNVKDTRDETLKLFLCFVFGTVYTSAALALFSPLRCLPLQGLAGACYIGLFEMGITFVLWLKALTLSRSAAQVGNLIYLAPFVSLFFIAVTVGEPILPSTVLGLSLIMVGVLLQRRLS; this is encoded by the coding sequence ATGGACAACCAGAAGAAAGCCTACGGGTATGCCCTGGCCACGGTATTGCTCTGGTCGACGGTGGCCTCAGCCTTCAAGATCACCCTGCGCTACCTGACGTTCCTGGAGATGCTCTTTCTGGCTTCTCTGACATCCACCGTGGCGATCTTCGGGATCCTGTGCATCCAGGGCAAGCTCGGCCTTCTCGGGGGCATGACCCGCCGGGAGTGGCTACGCTCGGCTCTCCTGGGACTGCTGAATCCGTTCGCCTATTACCTGATCCTCTTCAAGGCATACGACCTCCTCCCCGCCCAGGAGGCCCAGCCCCTGAATTACACCTGGCCGATCATGCTGGTCCTCCTGTCCGCCGTCATCCTTCGCCAAAGGATCCGCGCCGCGAGCATGATCGCGATCCTCCTCAGTTTCGCAGGCGTTCTGGTCGTTTCCACCCAGGGCGACATCCAGAGCCTTCGGTTCACCAACCCGGCGGGAGCGGCCCTGGCCCTTTCCAGCTCCATTCTATGGGCCCTTTTCTGGCTTCTCAACGTGAAAGACACCCGGGACGAGACGCTCAAGCTATTCCTGTGCTTCGTCTTTGGCACGGTCTATACGTCTGCGGCGCTCGCACTGTTTTCCCCTCTCCGGTGCCTTCCCCTCCAGGGCCTTGCGGGGGCCTGCTACATCGGCCTTTTTGAAATGGGCATCACCTTCGTCCTCTGGCTGAAGGCGCTGACCCTGTCCCGGAGCGCCGCCCAGGTCGGCAACCTGATCTACCTTGCCCCGTTTGTTTCTCTCTTTTTCATCGCCGTGACGGTCGGCGAGCCGATCCTTCCCTCCACCGTCCTGGGGCTGTCTCTGATCATGGTGGGAGTGTTGCTCCAGCGGCGCCTGTCATGA
- a CDS encoding ABC transporter ATP-binding protein, whose protein sequence is MSEILGIKNLHVSYGNVEVLHGIDLSVEEGEIVSLLGANGAGKSTTLLAVSGLVRSSEGTISLDRDPIHRLPAHEVVKRGVTQAPEGRRIFGTLTVDENLTLGGFVRSDAKGIEKTRDWVYRLFPVLSERREQLGGTLSGGEQQMLTIGRALMARPRILLLDEPSLGLAPLLVQTIFQTIREINRAGLTVLLVEQNARAALKLANRGYVMELGRIVLEDSAANLLANPDVQRAYLGGSHN, encoded by the coding sequence ATGTCGGAGATCCTGGGAATCAAGAACCTTCATGTTTCCTACGGGAATGTGGAAGTCCTGCATGGAATCGATCTGTCCGTAGAGGAGGGAGAGATCGTATCACTCCTGGGCGCCAACGGAGCCGGGAAATCGACGACCCTCCTGGCAGTCAGCGGGCTTGTCCGTTCGTCCGAAGGGACGATCTCTCTGGATCGGGATCCCATCCACCGCCTTCCCGCCCACGAGGTTGTCAAACGCGGGGTTACCCAGGCACCGGAGGGCAGGCGGATCTTCGGAACCTTGACGGTGGACGAAAACCTGACCCTGGGCGGCTTTGTCCGTTCGGATGCCAAGGGGATCGAAAAGACCCGCGACTGGGTCTACCGGTTGTTTCCCGTGCTGAGCGAGCGGCGTGAGCAGCTCGGCGGGACGCTGTCCGGGGGCGAGCAGCAGATGCTCACCATCGGCCGGGCTCTCATGGCCAGGCCCAGGATTCTTCTCCTCGACGAGCCTTCGCTCGGCCTGGCGCCGCTTCTCGTCCAGACCATCTTTCAGACCATCCGGGAAATCAACCGGGCCGGCCTGACGGTTCTCCTGGTCGAGCAGAACGCGCGGGCGGCCCTGAAGCTGGCGAATCGGGGATATGTCATGGAACTGGGCCGCATCGTTCTGGAGGATTCGGCAGCGAACCTGCTTGCGAACCCGGACGTCCAGAGGGCCTACCTCGGGGGGAGCCACAACTGA
- a CDS encoding ABC transporter ATP-binding protein, translated as MTPLLSLQDLTKSFGGLTAVNRVTFDVEGGSIVGLIGPNGAGKTTVFNLITGNYKPDAGRILFEGKPIGGLLTSKIVTLGIARTFQTIRLFQSLSVLENVLAGCHCRMRAGFLSSMLRTPSQRREEREAVAKAVRELSFVGLHEQVNQLSRNLSYGNQRLLEIARALATEPRFLILDEPAGGMNEQETAQLAGLIGRIRDRGVTVLLIEHDMSLVMKACEKVVVLENGEMIAEGTPEQIKEDPKVIEAYLGVEGD; from the coding sequence GTGACCCCTCTGCTCTCGCTCCAGGATCTCACCAAATCCTTCGGCGGCCTCACGGCGGTGAACCGCGTCACCTTCGACGTGGAGGGGGGAAGCATCGTCGGGCTGATCGGCCCCAACGGCGCCGGCAAGACGACCGTCTTCAACCTGATCACGGGCAACTACAAGCCCGATGCGGGCCGGATCCTCTTCGAGGGAAAACCCATCGGCGGCCTGCTCACCTCGAAGATCGTGACCCTGGGAATTGCCCGGACGTTTCAGACGATCCGGCTGTTCCAGAGCTTGTCCGTTCTGGAGAACGTCCTGGCGGGCTGTCACTGCCGCATGCGGGCCGGATTTCTCTCGTCCATGCTCCGGACGCCCTCGCAGAGGCGGGAGGAACGCGAAGCGGTGGCAAAGGCCGTGCGGGAATTGTCTTTTGTGGGTCTCCACGAGCAGGTGAACCAGCTCTCCCGGAACCTGTCCTACGGGAACCAGCGTCTACTGGAAATTGCCCGCGCCCTGGCGACGGAGCCCCGCTTCCTGATCCTGGACGAGCCGGCGGGGGGAATGAACGAGCAGGAGACTGCCCAGCTGGCGGGACTGATTGGGCGGATCCGCGACCGCGGGGTCACGGTGCTCCTCATCGAGCACGACATGTCCCTCGTGATGAAGGCCTGCGAGAAGGTCGTGGTGCTGGAAAACGGGGAAATGATCGCCGAGGGCACGCCGGAGCAGATCAAGGAAGACCCGAAAGTCATCGAGGCCTACCTCGGGGTCGAGGGGGACTGA
- a CDS encoding branched-chain amino acid ABC transporter substrate-binding protein — translation MKRIALFAVGLLLLTSTAMAAGPVKIGLMAPLTGPWASEGKEMRQVLEMLSADLNAKGGLLGQKVEVIAEDDGGDPKTAALAAQRLTTKGVAAVIGTYGSSVTEASQNIYNESKIIQIANGSTAVRLSEKGLRYFFRTCPRDDEQGRVAAQAIQKMKAKNVAILHDNTTYAKGLAAETKALLKGVNVVFYDALTPGERDYTAILTKLKAARPDVVFFTGYYPEAGLLLRQKMQMKWNVPFIGGDAQNNPDLIKIAGKEAANGFYFLSTPLPKDLPTKESKAFVDAYKKKYREAPSSIYALLAGDGFRVITAAIKEKKSVDPDVLVAFLKKGFKDDRGLTGRIAFNAKGDRVGELYRVYRVDAKGNFVLQK, via the coding sequence ATGAAACGCATTGCACTGTTTGCGGTCGGGTTGCTGCTGTTGACTTCCACCGCCATGGCCGCCGGTCCCGTGAAGATCGGCCTCATGGCGCCTCTCACCGGTCCCTGGGCCAGCGAGGGGAAGGAGATGAGGCAGGTCCTGGAGATGCTGAGCGCGGACCTGAACGCCAAGGGCGGGCTCCTGGGACAGAAGGTCGAGGTCATTGCCGAGGATGATGGCGGGGATCCGAAAACGGCGGCCCTGGCAGCGCAGCGCCTGACCACGAAGGGCGTGGCGGCGGTGATCGGGACGTACGGCTCCTCCGTCACGGAGGCATCCCAGAACATCTACAACGAATCGAAGATCATCCAGATCGCCAACGGGTCCACGGCGGTCCGCCTGAGCGAAAAGGGGCTGAGGTACTTCTTCCGCACCTGCCCGCGGGACGACGAGCAGGGACGGGTGGCTGCCCAGGCCATCCAGAAGATGAAGGCGAAGAACGTGGCGATCCTGCATGACAACACCACTTACGCCAAGGGCCTGGCGGCGGAGACGAAGGCCCTCCTGAAGGGCGTCAACGTCGTCTTCTACGACGCCCTGACTCCGGGCGAGCGGGACTACACGGCGATCCTGACGAAACTGAAAGCGGCCAGGCCCGACGTCGTATTCTTCACGGGCTACTATCCCGAGGCGGGGCTCCTCCTCCGGCAGAAAATGCAGATGAAGTGGAACGTCCCCTTCATCGGCGGGGACGCCCAGAACAACCCCGACCTGATCAAGATAGCCGGCAAGGAGGCCGCCAATGGCTTCTACTTCCTCAGCACGCCGCTTCCCAAGGACCTGCCGACGAAGGAATCGAAGGCCTTCGTGGATGCATACAAGAAGAAATACCGGGAGGCCCCGAGCTCCATCTATGCGCTCTTGGCCGGGGACGGATTCCGCGTGATCACGGCGGCCATCAAGGAGAAGAAGTCCGTCGATCCGGATGTGCTGGTGGCCTTCCTGAAGAAGGGCTTCAAGGACGACCGCGGCCTGACCGGGCGGATCGCGTTCAACGCGAAGGGCGACCGGGTGGGCGAGCTGTACAGGGTCTACAGGGTCGACGCGAAGGGGAACTTTGTCCTGCAGAAGTAA
- a CDS encoding branched-chain amino acid ABC transporter permease codes for MEEFFQQFANGLAVGGIYALIALGYTMVYGVLKLINFAHGDLFTIGAYLGLTVLAALGLTEFYGAVIGVLLVAVMIMGMLAAIGAVLDRAAYRPLRESPRLSAVVSALGASIFLQNLVMLIYGARFQVYPLDLLPSTAVSLFQVDIPVVKIIVLAASIILMAVLYLFVQRTRIGTAIRAAAIDQGAARLMGIDVNRVILIVFLIGPALGGVAGLMVGLLYGQINFTMGWTYGLKAFTAAILGGIGNIPGAMVGGLLLGVIEALGAAYISIAWKDAIAFCVLIAILIVRPTGLLGERVAEKI; via the coding sequence GTGGAGGAGTTTTTTCAGCAGTTTGCCAACGGGCTCGCCGTGGGCGGGATCTATGCCCTGATCGCCCTGGGCTACACCATGGTGTACGGGGTACTCAAACTCATCAATTTCGCCCATGGGGACCTGTTCACCATCGGCGCCTACCTGGGGCTGACCGTTCTGGCCGCTCTGGGACTGACCGAATTCTACGGTGCCGTCATCGGCGTCCTCCTGGTGGCGGTCATGATCATGGGAATGCTGGCGGCCATCGGTGCGGTCCTGGACCGGGCGGCCTATCGCCCCCTGCGGGAATCGCCCCGCCTCTCGGCGGTGGTATCCGCCCTCGGGGCCTCCATCTTTCTCCAGAACCTGGTGATGCTCATCTACGGGGCCAGGTTCCAGGTCTATCCGCTGGATCTCCTGCCGTCCACCGCCGTCTCCCTGTTCCAGGTGGACATCCCCGTCGTGAAGATCATCGTCCTGGCGGCGTCAATCATTCTAATGGCGGTCCTTTATCTCTTCGTCCAGCGGACCCGGATCGGGACGGCCATCCGGGCGGCCGCCATCGACCAGGGAGCGGCGAGGCTCATGGGGATCGACGTGAACCGGGTCATCCTGATCGTGTTCCTCATCGGACCCGCCCTGGGCGGCGTGGCGGGCCTGATGGTGGGACTCCTCTACGGACAGATCAACTTCACCATGGGATGGACGTACGGCCTCAAGGCCTTCACCGCGGCGATCCTGGGCGGGATCGGCAACATTCCCGGGGCCATGGTGGGAGGCCTTCTCCTGGGAGTCATCGAGGCCCTCGGCGCCGCCTATATCTCCATCGCCTGGAAGGACGCCATTGCCTTCTGCGTCCTCATCGCGATCCTCATCGTCCGACCCACTGGACTCTTGGGTGAACGGGTGGCGGAAAAGATCTGA